A region of Carassius auratus strain Wakin chromosome 41, ASM336829v1, whole genome shotgun sequence DNA encodes the following proteins:
- the LOC113059189 gene encoding terminal nucleotidyltransferase 5A-like, with translation MSSGDVSEQCRRFCVLSWEQVQRLDSILGETVPVHGRGNFPTLSVQPRQIVQVVRTRLEERGITVRDVRLNGSAASHVLHQDTGLGYKDLDLIFGVSLSDNQAFRVVKDVVLDSLLDFLPEGVSKERISALTLKEAYVQKLVKVCNDNDRWSLISLSNNTGKNVELKFVDSLRRQFEFSVDSFQIVLDSLLLFDRCSETPMSESFHPTVLGESMYGDFEEALGHLCNKVIATRNPEEIRGGGLLKYSHLLVRGFQPTSETEMKSLQRYMCSRFFIDFPDIGEQQRKLEAYLQNHFAGMEHKRYDCLVTLYHVVNESTVCLMGHERRQTLNLISMLALRVLAEQNAIPTVTNVTCYYQPAAYVRDINFNNYYIAHVQPLVHTCSSSYPTWLPCN, from the exons ATGTCCTCCGGTGATGTGTCGGAGCAGTGTCGGCGGTTTTGCGTGTTATCTTGGGAGCAGGTGCAACGTTTGGACTCTATTCTTGGCGAGACGGTTCCAGTTCACGGACGTGGAAACTTCCCGACGCTTTCGGTTCAGCCGCGACAAATTGTTCAG GTGGTTCGAACACGGTTGGAGGAGCGAGGAATCACCGTTCGAGATGTGCGACTGAACGGCTCGGCTGCCAGTCACGTTCTGCACCAGGACACGGGGCTCGGATACAAAGACTTGGACCTGATTTTTGGAGTTTCTCTGTCAGATAACCAAGCCTTCCGCGTGGTCAAGGATGTGGTGCTCGACAGCCTGCTGGACTTCCTCCCCGAGGGTGTCAGCAAGGAGAGAATCTCAGCACTAACTCTGAAGGAGGCTTACGTACAGAAGTTAGTGAAGGTTTGCAACGACAACGACCGCTGGAGCCTCATCTCGCTCTCCAACAACACCGGCAAGAATGTTGAGCTTAAGTTTGTGGACTCTCTCAGGCGCCAGTTTGAGTTCAGCGTGGACTCCTTCCAGATAGTCTTGGACTCCCTTCTTCTGTTTGACCGCTGTTCAGAGACACCCATGTCGGAGTCCTTTCACCCGACGGTGTTGGGCGAGAGCATGTACGGGGACTTCGAGGAAGCGCTCGGCCATCTTTGCAACAAGGTCATTGCAACGAGAAACCCAGAGGAGATCCGAGGAGGCGGGCTTTTAAAATACTCCCACCTTTTGGTACGAGGGTTTCAGCCGACCTCAGAAACAGAGATGAAATCGCTCCAGCGATACATGTGCTCTCGGTTCTTCATTGACTTTCCGGACATAGGGGAACAGCAGCGAAAGCTGGAGGCGTACCTGCAGAATCACTTTGCTGGAATGGAGCACAAACGGTACGACTGTCTAGTCACGTTATACCACGTGGTCAATGAGAGTACAGTGTGCTTGATGGGACATGAACGACGGCAGACATTAAATCTTATTTCTATGCTTGCACTGAGGGTGCTTGCCGAACAGAACGCCATCCCCACAGTTACCAACGTCACATGCTATTACCAGCCGGCAGCTTACGTGCGAGACATCAACTTCAATAACTACTACATCGCTCACGTGCAGCCGCTGGTGCACACCTGCAGTAGTTCCTACCCAACGTGGCTGCCCTGCAACTGA